Proteins encoded within one genomic window of Saccharopolyspora pogona:
- a CDS encoding PLP-dependent transferase has translation MENCALQIRVPTAPVPLPAVPGSHRVRFSARPRARPQFAGVGSKMALPVDGDPTRQNSVVDNLRLITSAMSLGYDESLIVRVSTRGRAESRTTPNPFQKCGHFRISVGTENADELITDVAARSMRLPHALPTR, from the coding sequence ATGGAGAACTGCGCGCTGCAGATCCGCGTGCCCACAGCACCTGTTCCCCTGCCGGCCGTACCCGGCTCACACCGAGTCAGGTTCAGCGCCAGGCCACGAGCTCGCCCGCAGTTCGCCGGCGTCGGCTCGAAGATGGCGCTCCCGGTAGATGGCGACCCCACCAGGCAGAACTCCGTCGTCGATAACCTGCGCCTCATTACCTCCGCGATGTCACTTGGGTACGACGAGTCGCTCATCGTGCGCGTCAGCACCAGAGGGCGGGCGGAATCGCGAACGACCCCGAACCCCTTCCAAAAATGCGGGCACTTCCGGATTTCCGTCGGCACCGAGAATGCGGACGAGCTCATCACCGATGTCGCGGCGCGCTCGATGCGGCTTCCTCATGCTCTGCCCACCCGCTGA